The genomic interval AGTCAGCTACCATAAAAATAGCTAAAGTCAATTAATTACTGAAATAGACTGTAAGATCTGCTTTTCCagtattacagtaacatttctgCCAGAGTAAATGAAACCCACGACGATACATCAGTGTGCTGCAACCAGGAACTGCCCCAGCTCTCAGAGACTAGCAGAAAATTTGGCCTGAATACATTTTACAGTTATAAAATATACAGTTTCTTCTCTTTACTCTTTCTAAAACCAGAAAGGACTTTTCCATTATTTAAAAGATAAGTATGGGTAAGAGGCTTATTTCATTTGTCTTAAAGAAATGCAGTTGTAAAtgtagtggttttttttcaatTCCCTAGCAGCCTGGGTACACACGTAATTTGCAACTCCTCAAAGATGGaatcatacattaaaaataaaactaatttcttttttcattaaagtgAATAAATTGTTTTCAATACTTCCAGGTctgatttaaatattaattttgtatAAATAATGTTTATTCTTAAAACAATGATATTTATTGGTATTCATGTTGTGGTTTTTTCTGCCTGAGTTCTTACTGAAATCATATTGAAATTAATACAGTTTTACTTGTCATTATAAGCTGAAATCAAATGAAAGAAGATTTCTTAATCCTCAatatatcattttaaagaaaatacagtttgtgAAACATTAAAATACAGGGGGACTCTAATAATGTTTTGCCCTTGCTTGTTTAGAAAATAACACTTTCTATAATACAAAGTGACAAGCCATCTATGATATTGTCCTTTCATTCCGCTTTGGTTTGGAAGTCATCACTGTAAATATCAGCAGGACTCAGTGTACTTCAGTGCCTAACACCTTATTTGCCTGACAATTGATAATAATCTTATTTGCAGAAatttggagggagagagagaaaatgtcaaatgcctaaaaataaaatctgcaacCACATTAATACTTTTCCAGGAAGAGTTAAAATTATGGTTCGCTTTTGTATTTATAAAAGGGATACAGTCAACCCATTCTTAAAACAAAGCAATGCCCCCGCCCCCgagaaacaaaaaaccaaaccatcTCTAGTTTCTACACACTCTGTAGTGACTACTGTGAAGAAACTGATACAGACTGGGTATATTCTGGTGTTTGACGAGTAGCTACCAGGTTAAATGTTAGACGATCAGACTGCAGTGTTACCCAAATGGGGCCGTTGCAAGGGCAGGGAAGGAGTGGAGCACATTATGGGAGGAGAAATGAAACTGGAGCTCTCACTGAGGGACGGGGTCCTTCTAAGAACAAATATTCTTCAAAACAGGTGAATTGCAGCAGGCATGGCCTTCGTGTATCAGGCTAGGCAGGCCAACAAAATGGATGTTGCGTCTGGTATCAACATAGCTTTGTCCAAGCATTCCCAGgagaggttaaaaacaaaacaaaacgaaagtCTGAAACTATGCTAATGAAGCAAAAAAGTTTCCTATCTATACAGCAgtctctccatttaaaaaaatgtaaatatacaaATTCCAATGACATATAAAACAAAGTTGAAAATGTGAATGGGAAGAGACATGGGTAAAACAGGAAGACTGATGCTacaaagaaattgcaaaaaacatatatacaagaCCCTGTTTTTCCTCGTATGTTATCGATTGTAATGCATGTTTAACAGCAGCAGTCGAGGATGTAGTTCCAGGCACCGGACTGCAGACTCTGCTCCTACTCAAGGGGGTTGACGTCCCCTTGCATTTCTGTCACCAGATGACACTGGATATACTGGTCTCCCGTGGCAAGAGGGGCAGTATCGCACTGTTTGTGTGAGCCTCATCCGGGTTCTGCTCCCTGTTAGTTTTTGTCTGTGGCCGCTGCCCATTTATAAGTGTCATAGGGATGTTGCAGTAGGTATGCTGGTTACCTATTGAGGTAAGAGGCAGGGTGCCGGCAGGAGGTACGTCATATTCATAGCTTCGATAATAGTGTTTCTGGCGCATCTGTGAATGATATGTGTTATGAAAGGTGGAGCGTAGATCTGGATGGGCAGTGGCAAGAGCAGTGGAGGTGGCAGCAGCCATGGAAATTGCGGAGACTGTCTGAAGTTCCCCAAAGGGCCCCTGCTCACTGACATCTAAAACCTGCTCGTGTGTGATGGGTTCTATCCTCTTAAAAGGCATTTCGTACTGTAAACGTTTCCAGAATTTGGAATTCAACTTGTTGCATTTTGGCCCATGCCATTTAATGACAGTGAGAAGCTTGATGGTATGTTTCAGGGCCTCGACCTCCTGGTAGTTCATAATTCCCCGTAGTTCACTGCATTCAATCAGTATCACTTTAATTTCGCCTGTGACTAACATGTTCCGAAGCCTCGTTTCCAGTTCAAAGATGCTCCAGCCTCTTCTTACCACATAATTTGGAGTCATGACGATGATCAGTCGTTTGCTTTGGTCTACACATCTTGCCACGTCTTCAATGTAGGCTACAAAATAAGACAAATGCTCAAAAATCAATCCAAGAAAATATTCCGCTCCCATAGGCTGGGGGAAAACAAGAGAGGTAAATTCCCTGGCTCCAGAAGAGTTCACTGCCTGCTGCAAGAACATCAGTTGCAAACATTTATTCCAAATCCTCCCATGTGTTGCAGTTCATGAGTGTTTGTGAATGAGGTGTGGTTTGGTACCAGTACGTATATCTTTGTGAGAACAAGTATGTCCATAATTATTTTCCCTTCAAAAAGGTGAAGGCACCCAGCTAGGTAACCGAACAGCAACTATGTGCTTCAGTTCGTAACTCAAATGCTACTTTAATGTGTGCTGTAGGGTTACAttcttcttttacttttattCCCTCTGCCACACAGTCACAAAAACAGAATATTGCCTCCTGCAAATTAATATTTAGGCtgctttagatttaaaaatatccatGGCACTATGTTTAGTGTTATACTTTACCTATATTATACATCCTTTCTTATCTTTAGTAAAATATACAGAACTTAGTAGCTGGCTAAATGGTTAGACTGATAATTACGAAGGCTACTATAacaaatttacaaaaaaataactGAAGGTAGGTTGGACTAtgtgaaagaaagatgaaaaagaatataCACTTTCACCAGCTGGAATCAGTTCTCATTTTCAAGTTCTGAGAATGATCTAGTACCTCCACTACAAATTTATCTGCTATAGACACTAACAGAATTCACTCCTTTGCTCTGCTGCAGGTATTATTACTCGGCTCTTGCCTTAGTCCTTCCTGCCtgaatgtctggaaaaaaaaaatatagcaatcTTTCGTATCTTTTTTTCTGACTTAGAATCAGGGATATATTTCCAGACACACCCCCAGGAACAGAAAACAAGGGCTAAAAAAGATTCTTTTAGCTGGGAAATATACCTTAAGCGTGTCTGGTGGCTTGCACTCTCTCTTCCTTAAGACAATGGAGGAAACCCATAGATGACCGTCTGAGGGAGTATGCATAGAAAGGACACTAAATCCACATACGCAATCACTATATTTACCATTTAAGAAACACACAGGCATAAGGATGAGACTTACTTCCTGTGGGAATCAAATCTCTATCTGGTATGAACAACTTGTATCCATAATGCTTTTCAAGCATATCCGGTAGGATCTCAAGAGcaaatctttcttcttctccagttTCTTGATTCCATTGGTCAGGATCCACTTTGGTATAGGATAGATATGCATCGTAATCTTTGTTGTctaaagaaagaggagaagaaagtaaGTTAGACTATGTATTATTCCTGCACATTTCCTAGATAATTCCCCAGGAATAGCAAATTGTTTAGATAAAATGGTGAGCTTTCACCCATTCTCCAGATATGACTCCATATAGTTCCACCTTTGCCACTTTACCTCATAGAGTTAATCCTTATTTACACAGATACAAGGAAAAAGGGGTTGATATCCTTAGACAGAAGTCAGtttgtgcatatatatttgtgtaagGGTCTATAACGAAGGATATCCATTACGCTGTGTGGTGACAGCTTATGATCACAAAAGAAAAACGTCACTGAGAATTCAAATTCTTTTCtatcttcaaaaaagaaaagtatgaaaataattaaattaatgcACAATTGTCTATGCTGCATGGTAAAAACATTTCAGTCTTGCCAAATTTGTGCTATAAATTTAGGGCCCAGAGCTGAAATGTTCCCAGTGTAGGTGTAGGTTTACTTATAAAAATCCTTGGCTTTCCAGGTCTGAAATTGTTACCAAGTTTAAAGCTTTGCAGCATCAGCTCCTGGTGATGCAGTCTAAATCTCTTGATTTCTGTGTGCTTAAATTTTCTGATTTAATGTTGCATTAATGTACATTTTGATATTTGACAGTGTGTCCTTTCATTTCAATATAAGAAATAAATGTACCTGTTTCTTCAATGTGTTTGGTGTGCCTACTTGAGAGACTGAATCAAAGGAGCCAT from Struthio camelus isolate bStrCam1 chromosome 1, bStrCam1.hap1, whole genome shotgun sequence carries:
- the IL1RAPL1 gene encoding interleukin-1 receptor accessory protein-like 1 isoform X3 — its product is MSRSKVHITCFGNSTYCMKVSISLTVGENDTGLCYNSKMKYFEKAELSKSKEISCPEIEDFLFPFREPEILWYKECKSKTWRPSIVFKKDTLVIREVREDDIGNYTCELKYGIFVVRRTTELTVTAPLTDKPPKLLHPLESKLTVQETQLGGSANLTCRAFFGYSGDVSPLIYWMKGEKFIEDLDDSRVWESDIRVLKEHLGEQEVSISLILDSVEEGDLGNYSCYVENGNGRRHASILLHKRELMYTVELAGGLGAILLLLVCLVTIYKCYKIEIMLFYRNHFGAEELDGDNKDYDAYLSYTKVDPDQWNQETGEEERFALEILPDMLEKHYGYKLFIPDRDLIPTGTYIEDVARCVDQSKRLIIVMTPNYVVRRGWSIFELETRLRNMLVTGEIKVILIECSELRGIMNYQEVEALKHTIKLLTVIKWHGPKCNKLNSKFWKRLQYEMPFKRIEPITHEQVLDVSEQGPFGELQTVSAISMAAATSTALATAHPDLRSTFHNTYHSQMRQKHYYRSYEYDVPPAGTLPLTSIGNQHTYCNIPMTLINGQRPQTKTNREQNPDEAHTNSAILPLLPRETSISSVIW
- the IL1RAPL1 gene encoding interleukin-1 receptor accessory protein-like 1 isoform X4 — protein: MKVSISLTVGENDTGLCYNSKMKYFEKAELSKSKEISCPEIEDFLFPFREPEILWYKECKSKTWRPSIVFKKDTLVIREVREDDIGNYTCELKYGIFVVRRTTELTVTAPLTDKPPKLLHPLESKLTVQETQLGGSANLTCRAFFGYSGDVSPLIYWMKGEKFIEDLDDSRVWESDIRVLKEHLGEQEVSISLILDSVEEGDLGNYSCYVENGNGRRHASILLHKRELMYTVELAGGLGAILLLLVCLVTIYKCYKIEIMLFYRNHFGAEELDGDNKDYDAYLSYTKVDPDQWNQETGEEERFALEILPDMLEKHYGYKLFIPDRDLIPTGTYIEDVARCVDQSKRLIIVMTPNYVVRRGWSIFELETRLRNMLVTGEIKVILIECSELRGIMNYQEVEALKHTIKLLTVIKWHGPKCNKLNSKFWKRLQYEMPFKRIEPITHEQVLDVSEQGPFGELQTVSAISMAAATSTALATAHPDLRSTFHNTYHSQMRQKHYYRSYEYDVPPAGTLPLTSIGNQHTYCNIPMTLINGQRPQTKTNREQNPDEAHTNSAILPLLPRETSISSVIW